AAAGGAAAGATGGGGGTGGTCAGGCCCGGGGTAGGGTCTAGGAGGGAGGTGACAATCTGGGAgtcctggagagagagaggaagggacagCTGGGGAGAGACTGGAGAGGGAGAACTGATAAGATCTGAAAACCATGAGCTCGTGGGGGTGAAAGGATAGAAGGAGGTGAGGACAATACCTGGGTCTCCCATTTAGGGACAGGGGATAGTGGGGCTATTTCTGTGATGGTGAGCTGGGAAGAGAAGCAGGTATGGGGTGACATGCTGAGCCTGGATTGGGTCCTGCTGGTTCTAAGGGGCCTGGAGGTTGTCAGGAGGAGACACCCAGAagacagcagaggcaaagaaCCTAGGGCTGGACCTACAGATGGGAGATTTAGGGACTCCTCAATGATCCGCTCCATCTggtctgtctcagcttcctggtTCTGGAAGTCCCCTTCCCCTTGtcccattgacttttttttttttttttttttttttttagacagagtctcactctgttgcccaggctggaatgcagtggggcgatctcagctcactgcaatctccaccccgctgggttcaagcaattctcctgcctcagcaggagaccccatctctacaaaaaatacgatgATTAGTTGGGCGTGCTGGTGCAcccacttgtagtcctagctgctccattggctgggatcacaggcatgtgccagcatgcccagctaatttagtatttttagtagagactgggtttctccatgttggtcaggctggtctcgaactcccagcctcaagtgatccgcccacctcggcctcccaaaatgctgggattacaaagtgtaatcccagcctgtgcaacaagagtgaaactcagtctcaaaaaaaaaaaaaaaaaaaaagaacctggacTGTTTCTCTCTTTCACCTTCTCCCTGGAATTAGTGAATCAGCTCCCATAGCTGAAATCATAAATCATATCTTCATCTGGATGACGCAGGCACCTCTGTCTCCAACCCAGCCCCATGTGTCAAATGCCTTCTGGGTGTCTCCAGAGAGCGAGCTGTCTCTTGGCTTCCTCACCTCTCGCCTCCCACGTGCCTCATATCACTCCATGATCAATCTGGTacctattgagcacctactgtgtacctgGCACAGTTTTGGGCCCTGAAGACCCAATAGGGAACAAAGTAGAAGATTTCCATTTCCTTCCTGCCCTTATGGAGCTGATGGTCTACAGGGAGAGAAGGATGGTGGAACGAGTAACAAATGGtccttgggctgggcacggtggttcacacctgtaatcccagcactttgggaggctgaggcgggaggatcacttgagcccaggagttcaaaatcagcctgggcagcatagtgagaccccatccctacaaaaaatacgatGATTAGTTGGGTGTGCTGGtgcgcccacctgtagtcccagctgctccattggctgaggcaagaggattgcttgagcccaagaggtccaggctgcagtgagctatggtcgcaccactgcactccagcctgagcaacagagtgagactctgcctcaaaaataaaaaaaaataaaaataaaaaaataaataataaaaaaaggaggcCCTCACTTGAAGGAGGtcactgttctttttttgtttgtttgtttgtttttgatacggagtttcgctcttgttgcctaggctggagtgcaatggcaaatcTCGGcacactacaacttctgcctcccaggttcaagcgattctcctgcctcagcctcccaaatatctggattacaggcatgtgcgtgcctcagccccctgagtagctgggattacaggcgcctgccaccgcgcccggctaatttttgtatttttaatagagatggggtttcaccatgttggccaggctggtctcgaactcctgatctcaagtgatttgcccgcctcagcctcccaaagtgctgggattccaggcatgagccaccacatccagctgaagGAGGTCACTTTTGCACTGAGACTTGAAAGAAGTGAGAGAGCAAGCCATTGGGTTATATCCGGGAACAGCATTCTAGGCAGTAGGAACAGCCCACGagaaggccctgaggcaggataGTGACTGGCTGGTTTCAAGGAACAGCGAAGGGTCTGTTTTAGTGGAGCGGAGTGAGCAAGGAGGACAGGTCCACACAGGGCGTTTGTAGCCACCAAGGAGTCTGGTTTTTATTCTAACTGGAACAGGAAGGATTTTCAGTCCAGGAGAGGCAAGGTGTGCAGATGGAGAGGGCTGAGAAGGGTGGAGGGGGAGGGtgcaggtgcggtggttcatggaGCCGCGGTGGTTCATGGAGCCACCGTGGTGGCCTGGACAGGTGGTGGCTGTGGAGGTGGATAGGAAGGCGTGGATCCAAGGCGGTGGCATCACCAAACACCCACCAAACACGGGTGGCTGTGGGCCAGGCCTGTGCCGGCCACCTCTGTCCCCTGTCCCTCTGCAGGCCCACACAGGACCATGAAGGTGCTTCTCCTCACAGGGCTGGGGGCCCTGTTCTTCGCCTATTATTGGGATGACAACTTCGACCCAGGTGAGCACCTGGGGTTGAGGGAGGGAGAAACCGGGCCAGCTGTCCTGTCCTCCGCCCAGAGTGACCACCCCGGCTATGGCCAGCCAGCCTCCAGGGAGCGCGAGTGCTGCTGACAGGGGCCAACGCTGGTGTTGGTGAGGAGCTGGCCTATCACTACGCGCGTCTGGGCTCCCACCTGGTGCTCACTGCCCACACTGAGGCTCTCCTGCAGAAGGTGAGCCACCCCATGTCTAGATGAATGGTGGGGGTGCTCATGGGGGGTGGGAAGAGAGCCTGGGTTTAATCCCTGCAATGATCCAGGCTTcccgtgtgaccttgggcaagtcgcctaacctctctgagcctctcagtttcctcatttgcaaaacgGGGACAATAAAACcactttctggccaggcacggtggctcacgcttgtagtcagcactttgggaggccgaggaaagtggatcacctgaggtcaggagttcaagaccagcctggccaacatggcgaaacctggtctctactaagaagacaaaaattaggccaggcatggtggctcatgcctgtaatcctagcactttgggaggccaaggcggatggatcacttgaggtcaggagttcaaaaccagcctggccaacatggtgaaaccctgtctctactaaaaatacaaaaaataaaaataaaataaataaataaaaaattagccggcgtggtgtcaggcacctgtaatcccagctactggggaggctgaggcgggagaattgctggaacccgggaggtggaggttgcagtgagctgagatcgcgccactgcactccagcctgggtgacagagcgatactccatctcaaaaaaaagaaaaaaaaaaattagggcatggtggcgcgagcatgtagtcccagctacatgggaggctgagtcaggagaatcacttgaaccccggaggcagaggttgcagtgagccgagatcgcactactgcactccagcctgggcaacaaagtgagactctgtctcaaacaaacaaacaaaaaaacccaccttcTCATGGGTTAGGATGTTGTGCCAATGCAGTGAGACGGTGACTAGAAGATGCAGTGTTTCTTAACAAATGAGAGTATTGAGTGTCCAGGCCTGTGCTGATAGCCAGGGTTCTTAAACTCGAAGGGAAGGATGGGCACTTCTTAGCAACAAGCAGTCCATTGCTACTTCAAGGAAGGGTATGGCTCTTGGGCACAAACCTTTCAATATTTCAAGAGAAGCTAGCAATCAGGAAATTGTAGATGAAATGTCCTGTTTTAGATGTTGGTGATTGACTAACCACCAAATTGGCCAGCATTCTGGCCCGCGGGCCTCCACTTTGCGCCCCTCAAGCAGTGGTAAATTTTTGGGAATGATGTTGAATGGGTCCCGAGGCTCAGAGTAGGGGGGGGTTTTCAGGCGGGGGCCTCCCTATGGCCAGCAGGTGCGGTGGAGGGGGAAGCGCTGCTGTAGAGGAGAGGCCCACGGGCAGCTCTGGCCCCCCCCAGGTGGTAGGGAACTGCCGGAAGCTGGGCGCCCCCAAGGTCTTCTACATCGCGGCGGacatggcctcccctgaggcgcCCGAGAGCGTGGTGCAGTTTGCGCTGGACAAGCTGGGTGAGGGGCTGGGCCTGAAGCCTGGAGTCCGGGACCGTGGCCTAGGCCTTAGGGACAGGACCAGAATTGGGCTGTGGGTGTGGCCACAGTAACAGGTGTCTCAGGGCGGAGACAAATGGGGACTGGGGGCGTGGGCGGGGTGGAGTCTCATTGCGTCTGGGGGAAGAGCTCTGAACGGGGCCTCGTTGAATGGGAACCAAACCTTGCTAGATCCAGGGTGTAAGGCCAAGGCTGGGTGTCTTTGATCGTAGTGGGAGTTACCTGGGGCGGAGCTCGCTGGACCAGCGCTCTGGGTGGAGCTAAGCTCGGGGGCGGGGTTTGATCGTTTCCTTGGGGAGGGGCCTCCGGGGCTGACCGGCGTTTCTGGGCCAGGCGGGCTGGACTACCTCGTGCTGAACCACATCGGCGGCGCCCCGGCCGGCACGCGAGCCCGCAGCCCCCAGGCAACTCGCTGGCTCATGCAGGTGCTCCGCTCCTCCGCGGCCCCGGCCCGCCCCTCTATCTCAGGGACCGGTGGTCCGTTCCCTTCGCGGTCCGGGTTCTGCCTTCTCCAGGGAGGGCTCTCCACCCGTCCCGCCCCAGCCACGCCCCTCCTAGCCCAAGCCCCTGCTCCGGCCTTGACCCCGCCCTCGGACCCGCCTTCCGGGTTTCTGGCCCCGTCTCTGACCCGGCCCTGGCCCCGCCCTCTGGGTTTCTGGCCCCGCCCTGCCCCTGGGCTCCGCCTCTGCCGGTGACTCGCGAGTGCCGCCTGCAGGTAAACTTTGTGAGCTACGTGCAACTGACGTCGCGGGCGCTGCCCAGCCTGACGGACAGCAAGGGCTCCCTGGTGGTGGTGTCCTCGCTGCTCGGTGCGTGCACCCGGCCCCGGCTCTGCGGGACGGGGAGTGGGGAGCTCGATGCGGGTGAGCCTGGAGGGTCTGGGCAGGCTTCCCGGACGAGGGGGAGCCACTCAGCCGCTGCCGTCCGCGCCCCCAGGCCGCGTGCCCACGTCGTTCTCCACTCCCTACTCGGCGGCCAAGTTTGCGCTGGACGGCTTCTTCGGCTCCCTGCGGCGGGAGCTGGACGTGCAGGACGTGAACGTGGCCATCACCATGTGCGTCCTGGGCCTCCGAGATCGCGCCTCCGCCGCCGAGGCAGTCAGGTGAGGCCCGGAcaagctgggggctgggctgggggccaTGGCCCAGCCCCAGCCGCAGTCCCCACCGTGCCCTCCTGTCCCCAGGGGAGTCACGAGGGTCAAGGCGGCCCCGGGGCCCAAGGCAGCCCTGGCCGTGATCCGCGGCGGCGCCACGCGCGCGGCCGGCGTCTTCTACCCGTGGCGTTTCCGCCTGCTGTGCTTGCTCCGGCGCTGGCTACCGCGCCCGCGGGCCTGGTTTATCCGCCAGGAGCTCAACGTCACGGCCGCGGCAGCCTGAGCACCGGGGGGTGCCCCTCCAGTCCCAGACGGCAATGTTCCTCCCTCCAACTGTCCCTGGAGCCAGAACACTCACAGAGACACCCCTGAGAGGGTGGCCACAGCCCAAGATgaagtcatcaagacagaaaagcaaaaccGAGAAAAACGACGGGCACCTGGAACCAGTCACGGCTTGGGAGGTGCAGGTGCCCCGTGTTAGGCGCCTTTGTCGGGGACTTGCAAGGCCTCACCTGTTTGGCCATGATTGATGACGTGACTgcttccattttgcagatgaggaaactaaggctcagagaggccacgCCACCCTTGAGCCACCCATGGACCCCTCTCCATCTCCTGCCTGCGCCTTTAAGTCCCTGATTTATTCTTTCCATTCATTCCATCTGGGAGGAACCCCCCCAACTCCTGCCAGCTTCCCCTAGCTGGGGTCTCTGGTACTCTTCACACCTGCAGGGGCGTCTACACTGTTCGTCTACCTGGTGGCAGGGTCTGagcgggaggaggagggaaagagtgTGTTCTGAGCTGGACCCAGCCTCTTGTTCGAGAATAAAAACTCTTCTTCTCTTGCATATCTGTTGTTCAAATTCCTTGGTAATTCCAATTTGCTAGCAGCCAGCGGGCAGCGGGAGGGGGTGTGTGTATCAGGGGCCTTGACTCTCAAtcccatttcacaggtggggaaatggaggctgagagggccaggagcagtggctcacgcctataatcccagcactttgagaggtcaaggtgggcagatcacttgaggtcaggagtttgagaccagcctggccaacatggtgaaaccctgtctttatttatttatttattagacggagtctcactctatcgcccaggctggagtgcagtggtgcgatctaggctcactgcaacctctgcctccggggttcaagcgattcttgtgcctcagcctcccaaatagttcagattacaggtgtgggtcacaACGcctgactttttgtatttttagtagagacggggttttaccatgtcggccaggctggtctcgaactcctagccttagGTGATCcccctgtctcggcctctcaaagtgctgggattacaggtgtcagccactgcacccggccacaaacaaatattttaattaaaaaattagccaggcgtggtggcatgtgcctgtggtcccagctaaggaggctaaggcaggaggatcacttgagccctggaagtcaaggctacaATAAGCTATGATTACagcagtgcactctagcctgggcgacagagcaagaccctgtctggaaaaaacaTGAAAGCGCTAACCCTAATTAGAGCAGCCCTAAATTGAGACTCTCTTCTTGTATATTAGTAGcattaaaggagaaaaactggaaacttgTGTGTTTCTGCCACCCGATTCAGTTATTTAGCGTCCCGTCCCTACACCACCTAAATTACATCAGATGTCCGCAAGGGGCACTATTACACGTTGCTGTATTCAGACCTAGTCTAGAGCTTGACCAATTGATAACAAAAccaatacctttttttttaaatggagtttcgctctgtcgcccaggctggagtgcagtggtgcgatctcggctcactgcaacctctgcctcttgggctcaagcaattctcctgcctcagcctcctgcgtagctgggattacaggagcatgccaccacgcctggctatttatttatttatttatttatttatttatttattgagacggagtcttgctctgtcgcccaggctggagtgcagtggcacgatctcggctcactgcaagctctgcctcctgggttcacgccattctcctgcctcggcctcccgagtagctgggactacaggtgcccaccaccacgcctggctaattttttgtatttttagtagagacggggtttcaccgtattaggctggtctcgagctcctgacctcgtgatccacatgcctcgacctcccaaagtgctgagattacaggcgtgagccaccgcgcccggcctaatggGCGTTTTAACAGTTCATACAGTTTGGTATTATTATTCCCGCTCTACAAGTGAAGAAATTCTGAGAGGTGATGTCGTCGATGCAGGGTCGGCCCGAAATAGGCGGAGTTGGGATTCGAACTCATTTcacaggcagagggaggagagcaGCCATAGCCACCTCCACTGGTTCCGACTCCAGCTCCCGGGCTCGCAGGAGTAAACGCGCATGCTCAGGGAGCTCGGTCGCGCATGCTCAGCGCAACGGCGGGGAAGACTCCAGCCGCCAGGGGGAGCGCGTGCCGTTCTTGCCTCTCTGGCCTGCGCCTCCTGAGCCGAGTAGATATCCCGGAGTTCCGCGCGGCGCCAGCCCTTCCGCCACGGCCGTCTCTGGAGAGCAGCAGGTAAGTGGTTTCCCGCACTGCCGGTATCCGCCGCCATCCGGACTCCCGGGTCCTCTGTGCAGGTTGGAGGATGGTTGGTTGTGGCGAGCGAGGCTGAAGGAGCCGGGACGCGGGGCTCTGGGCCTCGGGAACTGAGCCGGTACTCACCTCCGCCCCTTCTCCCCGTCGCTGTCCGCAGCCATGGCCCTACGCTACCCTATGGCCGTGGGCCTCAACAAGGGCCACAAAGTGACCAAGAACGTGAGCAAGCCCAGGCACAGCCGACGCCGCGGGGTGAGTGCGGGTGCCGCGCGGAGGTTGTCGGGGGTTTCTTGGAGGGCGGAGGGCATGGCTTGGGCAAAGGCTCTCGACCTGAAAGAACGCGCGTTCGGGCGCAGAACTAAGGGGGGCTTGAATGGaagagatggggtgggggagtgggacTTCCTGCCTGGTGCTCGAAGGCGGGCACCCATCTGGGTTTTTCCCAACCGTGCAATCCACGCTGGGGCAGAGGGAGCACCTTGAGAGCGGCGCGGGGCAGCGGGTTTGGGGTTCTGACGCAGGAGTAGGAGTTCGCTCATGGAGCTGGCCCGAGGTTGCGGTGTGTGAGGTTGAGGGATTTCAGGTGTGTCAGTGTATTGGGCGCCTTTATTAAGCGGGCAGCGGGTTTGGGGTTCTGACGCAGGAGTAAGGAGTTCGCTCATGGAGCTGGCCCGAGGTTGCGGTGTGTGAGGTTGAGGGATTTCAGGTGTGTCAGTGTATTGGGCGCCTTTATTCAGCAGGCAGCCCAGACTCCAGGTGCGTCCTGCCAGTGTTGCGGAGACTGGGACTTAGGGAGGATGGGAGCTGCTCCGGGCGCGGCGAAAAGCGCTAGGCGTTAATACCTTGGTTCTCACAGCTACCCACAGAGGGGAGGAAGTAGCCAGGGAAATCGCGGCAGCGCGAGAGAAGCTGCTTAACTAGAATGCAGGGATCCCCCTACCCTGACGGCCGCCCCTTTCCCCCCTAGCGTCTGACCAAACACACCAAGTTCGTGCGGGACATGATTCGGGAGGTGTGTGGCTTTGCCCCGTACGAGCGGCGCGCCATGGAGTTACTGAAGGTCTCCAAGGACAAACGGGCCCtcaaatttatcaagaaaaggGTAGGTGGGCGCTGCCGGCCGAGGGGCGGGGTGGGATGGGAGTCAGGGCCGGGCTGACGGCGGCCTCGTCCCTGGCAGGTGGGGACGCACATCCGCGCCAAGAGGAAGCGGGAGGAGCTGAGCAACGTACTGGCCGCCATGAGGAAAGCTGCTGCCAAGAAAGACTgagcccctcccctgccctctccctgaAATAAAGAACAGCTTGACAGAAGCCCTGGCTCTCCTGCTGTCcgtgggtgggtgtgggtgtgtcgGGGGCCCGCAGTCCCCTGTCTGGTGCCCGCTCTGAGCCACACCCTCTCCGGGTGCTGCCTGGTCGTGAATCAAAAGCCGTGGCCCGCCCACCCTTCCCGGGGCAGCAGGTGAGGAAGCCGCCGTACTGCAAATGACTTTAATCATTAAATAGCTTCTATGCCACACTCTGATTAAGCCGACTGAGGTCCCTGGGATCTGGGTCACTGGACCGAGCTGCTCGCTCGGTGGCTCCACTGCCAGGTCCGGGCGCGCTCCCCACAGCGCTCAGTTCTGGCCCAGACAGGGCCTGACATCCGCCGCCTGCAGTCCCGGGGTGGCCGTCACCGTTCCACGGCCAGCGCCTCTGCCTGCTCGTCCGGGAAGGCGATGTCGAAGATCTCCCGGTAGTGTTCCACGAAGTGCACCTCCAGGCCCTCGGTGATGAAGGCTGCCAGGTCGTAGAAGTCCTTCTTGTTCTCGGCTGGCAGGACGATGCACGTCACCCCTGCGCGCTTGGCCTGGGGGCAGAGTCAGGGTCAGCCCTGCCTGGGCCTGTGGGAGGGCAGCAGGTGTGCTAACCTCCAGGAACGAAAGGGCTTCCTGGGGACCGGCGATACACAGTGATGCCGGGTTCTAAGCAGTAAGTCCCAAAACCCACCAGGGTCCCCGTCTCCCACGGGGAAACAGGCTCAAGGCAAAACCACTGGCCTTGGCTCCAACAGCCTGAGAGCAGGAGCCAGGGCCTCCCCACCCCCTTATCTAGGAAGTCTGGCCGTGCGGTGGGAGCAGTCTCAGGGCTCTGGATGAGCCACACACCCACGGCCTCACATCCAGAGGTCAGGCAGTGTCTGGGGCCTGAACAGGGTTCCTGTGAGCATCTGCATCTCTGCCCCCAGGCCCTGCGTCACCCCCCTCACCTCCGGAGGCTACACATATCTGGAGTAGATGCCAGGCACAGCCCCACCACAGCCCCTTGAAAGGACAGCAGTTCCCACTGTCACCGCACACTGACTCCATGGACAGTGAGCCTCCCAATTTGCCTCCACCATTTTATCATCTAGGAAGTCTGTGCCTGGTGTCCAATTCAAGGTGGTCACAGCCACTTGACCATGCCTCCCTCGTGGTGGCATCTCCTGACTGACTGCACCAGGCTTCCTAGACACATGGCAAGTGTGGTCCAGTCTGGGGACAGGCAGGgatgggagggaagagtggggacaGTGGCGCTCCAACCTGCTCAGCACCCTTGGAAGAGGCCAGCCCCTGGCCAGGGGCTCCAAACACCCCCGCCACCAGTAATCCTAAACGTCGTCCCCATCTCTAGCCTCTCCCTTGGCGCTGGGCTGCCTGGGAAGAGAAGCAGGAGCCACCCCCCCAATCCTACTGGGGAAGCCAGTGGAGGCTCAGAATGTTCTCCACAAGACTTGCTGTGGAGAAGGCAGCTAGGGCGGTGAGCTTAAGGCCAGCTCCAGGCCAGAGAGACCTGCTTCCAAAGCCCAGGGCTTCCCTCTCCTTGgcccaggcagaggttgcatggcGGGGACTGGGCCTGTCCCGTGGTGGTGTGGGCCCTGCCAGTGCTGTGGGGTGGGTACAGGGACACTCACCGCAATGGTCTTCTCCTTGATGCCACCAACAGGCAGGATCTTGCCCGTGAGGGAGACTTCGCCAGTCATGGCCAGATTCTGCCGGACAGGCCTGCCCATGGCCAGGGACAGCAGGGCCGTGACGATGGTGCAGCCTGCGCTTGGGCCGTCCTTGGGGGTGGCGCCCTGTGGAGGCATGTGGGGATAGTGGGTGAGCAGGTGGCCAGCAGCCCAGGGACTGGGCGGGAGCAGGTGGGAGCGGATGGCGCGGTCACCTCGGGCACATGCAGGTGGATGTGTGAGGTCACCAGGTAGTCATTGGCGGGGGCGTGCTGCATGAGGAAGGCTCTGGCGAAGGTGTAGGCTATGCGGGCGCTCTCCTTCATCACCTCCCCCAGCTGGCCTGTCACCTCCAGGCTGCCATCCTTGTCACCCTTGGCATCCTTGTCCTGTGGCCGTCTCAGGGATGTCTCCACAAACAGCGTGGAGCCTCCTGAAACAGGTGTGGAGCTGTGAACACGGGAGGCCTCGGAGCCCAGGCCGGTGCTCACTCCACCCCTCGGGGCCACTCTGACCGCTCCTGCCCCAGTTTAGCATCTTGGTGCCCCTGGGCAGGGGTTGGTGTCCCATCGTGAGCCAACGCTGGCCTCTACGTTTGCTGCGTTGCGGGTTCCTGGCTCTGTACGCCCCACAGGGCAGCCCCCAGCAGCTGCCAGCCACAGAGGACACGCCCAGGGCTACAAGGCCCAGCTGCCGCTGCCCTGCAGACAGACACAAGCCCTTCTCCAGCCCCTCCCGCACCATCCCCTTTGCCCTCTCGCCTCCTTTGTGCGTGGTGGCCCCAAGGCCCATCTGGATGAGCTTGTCCTTACCTGTAAGCCTATCAAAGTGGCACCCAAATCCATAAGGCCCATGGTGTGCTGCCACCCCCATGTGTCACAgccttcccctccctcagcccagACCCCCTGGGCTCCCAGCACACCACCCCCCGCCAGAGGCCGTTCAGAGCCACCTGAGGCCCACTGCACAGGTGTACAAGGTGGGACCTGCTTGTTCTCGGGTAGAAATGGGAATGGCTTTGGGGTCTtctcccgccaccacgctcacCCATTGCGGTCCAGGCCAGCCCCATGACCACGCCGGGCGGTGTCACGTCATACATGCGCTCCACGGTGAACACGGGCTTCCCCACGAAGTCCTGCAGGTTCTCGGGCGTCACCTCCACGGACTCGGCCTCGCCGCTGACAATCTTGTAGGCCGATTTCCGTAACACCTGGGCGGTCAGGGCAACACAATGGGCACGGGAAGGTGGGGTGACAGGTGCGGGGTGGTGGGGTGACGGGCACAGAAAGGTGTGACGGGCGCGGGGTGGTGGGGTGATGGGCGCAGGAAAGTGGGATGATGGGCATGGAAAGGTGGGGTGATCAGCGTGGGATGGTGAGGTGGGCGGCAGGTGCCAGGAGGGCGGGCTGGCCGCTCACCTTCTCCACTTGCTTCTGCAGGTTGCGGACACCGCTCTCGCGGCAGTACTGCTTGATGAGCAGCGTCAGCACGTCCGATGACAGCTTGGCCTTGCTCTCATCCAAGCCACACAGGGCGCGAGCCTGGGGCACCAGGTAGCGCTGCAAGGGCAAC
The DNA window shown above is from Homo sapiens chromosome 19, GRCh38.p14 Primary Assembly and carries:
- the HSD11B1L gene encoding hydroxysteroid 11-beta-dehydrogenase 1-like protein isoform g (isoform g is encoded by transcript variant g), with the translated sequence MANLGTLQLLPPRFKRFSCLSLPNIWITGMPVPATSVPCPSAGPHRTMKVLLLTGLGALFFAYYWDDNFDPASLQGARVLLTGANAGVGEELAYHYARLGSHLVLTAHTEALLQKVVGNCRKLGAPKVFYIAADMASPEAPESVVQFALDKLGGLDYLVLNHIGGAPAGTRARSPQATRWLMQVNFVSYVQLTSRALPSLTDSKGSLVVVSSLLGRVPTSFSTPYSAAKFALDGFFGSLRRELDVQDVNVAITMCVLGLRDRASAAEAVRGVTRVKAAPGPKAALAVIRGGATRAAGVFYPWRFRLLCLLRRWLPRPRAWFIRQELNVTAAAA
- the HSD11B1L gene encoding hydroxysteroid 11-beta-dehydrogenase 1-like protein isoform a (isoform a is encoded by transcript variant a), whose product is MKVLLLTGLGALFFAYYWDDNFDPGGLDYLVLNHIGGAPAGTRARSPQATRWLMQVNFVSYVQLTSRALPSLTDSKGSLVVVSSLLGRVPTSFSTPYSAAKFALDGFFGSLRRELDVQDVNVAITMCVLGLRDRASAAEAVRGVTRVKAAPGPKAALAVIRGGATRAAGVFYPWRFRLLCLLRRWLPRPRAWFIRQELNVTAAAA
- the HSD11B1L gene encoding hydroxysteroid 11-beta-dehydrogenase 1-like protein isoform b (isoform b is encoded by transcript variant b), translated to MKVLLLTGLGALFFAYYWDDNFDPASLQGARVLLTGANAGVGEELAYHYARLGSHLVLTAHTEALLQKVVGNCRKLGAPKVFYIAADMASPEAPESVVQFALDKLGGLDYLVLNHIGGAPAGTRARSPQATRWLMQVNFVSYVQLTSRALPSLTDSKGSLVVVSSLLGRVPTSFSTPYSAAKFALDGFFGSLRRELDVQDVNVAITMCVLGLRDRASAAEAVRGVTRVKAAPGPKAALAVIRGGATRAAGVFYPWRFRLLCLLRRWLPRPRAWFIRQELNVTAAAA
- the HSD11B1L gene encoding hydroxysteroid 11-beta-dehydrogenase 1-like protein isoform e precursor (isoform e precursor is encoded by transcript variant e); this encodes MKVLLLTGLGALFFAYYWDDNFDPASLQGARVLLTGANAGVGEELAYHYARLGSHLVLTAHTEALLQKVVGNCRKLGAPKVFYIAADMASPEAPESVVQFALDKLGGLDYLVLNHIGGAPAGTRARSPQATRWLMQVNFVSYVQLTSRALPSLTDSKGSLVVVSSLLGRVPTSFSTPYSAAKFALDGFFGSLRRELDVQDVNVAITMCVLGLRDRASAAEAVRSSTSRPRQPEHRGVPLQSQTAMFLPPTVPGARTLTETPLRGWPQPKMKSSRQKSKTEKNDGHLEPVTAWEVQVPRVRRLCRGLARPHLFGHD
- the HSD11B1L gene encoding hydroxysteroid 11-beta-dehydrogenase 1-like protein isoform h (isoform h is encoded by transcript variant h), with product MKVLLLTGLGALFFAYYWDDNFDPGKLCELRATDVAGAAQPDGQQGLPGGGVLAARPRAHVVLHSLLGGQVCAGRLLRLPAAGAGRAGRERGHHHVRPGPPRSRLRRRGSQGSHEGQGGPGAQGSPGRDPRRRHARGRRLLPVAFPPAVLAPALATAPAGLVYPPGAQRHGRGSLSTGGCPSSPRRQCSSLQLSLEPEHSQRHP
- the HSD11B1L gene encoding hydroxysteroid 11-beta-dehydrogenase 1-like protein isoform i (isoform i is encoded by transcript variant i); the protein is MKVLLLTGLGALFFAYYWDDNFDPGGLDYLVLNHIGGAPAGTRARSPQATRWLMQVNFVSYVQLTSRALPSLTDSKGSLVVVSSLLGRVPTSFSTPYSAAKFALDGFFGSLRRELDVQDVNVAITMCVLGLRDRASAAEAVRSSTSRPRQPEHRGVPLQSQTAMFLPPTVPGARTLTETPLRGWPQPKMKSSRQKSKTEKNDGHLEPVTAWEVQVPRVRRLCRGLARPHLFGHD
- the HSD11B1L gene encoding hydroxysteroid 11-beta-dehydrogenase 1-like protein isoform c (isoform c is encoded by transcript variant c), with translation MASPEAPESVVQFALDKLGGLDYLVLNHIGGAPAGTRARSPQATRWLMQVNFVSYVQLTSRALPSLTDSKGSLVVVSSLLGRVPTSFSTPYSAAKFALDGFFGSLRRELDVQDVNVAITMCVLGLRDRASAAEAVRGVTRVKAAPGPKAALAVIRGGATRAAGVFYPWRFRLLCLLRRWLPRPRAWFIRQELNVTAAAA
- the HSD11B1L gene encoding hydroxysteroid 11-beta-dehydrogenase 1-like protein isoform f (isoform f is encoded by transcript variant f), with the protein product MQVNFVSYVQLTSRALPSLTDSKGSLVVVSSLLGRVPTSFSTPYSAAKFALDGFFGSLRRELDVQDVNVAITMCVLGLRDRASAAEAVRSSTSRPRQPEHRGVPLQSQTAMFLPPTVPGARTLTETPLRGWPQPKMKSSRQKSKTEKNDGHLEPVTAWEVQVPRVRRLCRGLARPHLFGHD
- the HSD11B1L gene encoding hydroxysteroid 11-beta-dehydrogenase 1-like protein isoform d (isoform d is encoded by transcript variant j); translated protein: MQVNFVSYVQLTSRALPSLTDSKGSLVVVSSLLGRVPTSFSTPYSAAKFALDGFFGSLRRELDVQDVNVAITMCVLGLRDRASAAEAVRGVTRVKAAPGPKAALAVIRGGATRAAGVFYPWRFRLLCLLRRWLPRPRAWFIRQELNVTAAAA